Proteins from a genomic interval of Lysobacter stagni:
- the nuoG gene encoding NADH-quinone oxidoreductase subunit NuoG, producing the protein MSAQPVNPNLPPDHVTVFIDGVEMAAPKGSMIIQAADKAGIPIPRFCYHDKLAIAANCRMCLVEVEKMPKPAPACATPVMDGMRVTTRSEKALKSQRNVMEFLLINHPLDCPICDQGGECELQDLSLGYGRSVSRFAERKRVVPDEDMGPLVATEMTRCIQCTRCVRFTAEIAGTYELGGMYRGENLQIGTFDGKPLTTELSGNVIDVCPVGALTNKVFQFKARPWELIARESLGYHDSLGSNLFLHVRRGEVLRSVPRDNEAVNECWLSDRDRYSHQGLYAEDRASVPMIKVDGEWREASWEEALAKAAKILRDNGADRLGILAHPSTSNEEGALLARLAEALGTGNLDHRIGQLDLSDGADAAPFATPVADIDHADVIVIVGSNLRHELPLVHQRVRKAWNRGAKVHVVNPVDFDFTFDIASKRIVAPSQIAAALGESALVDAVKAGTRAIVIVGALAENGPHAAQIRKAAADFAATTGASLNRIPQGANAVGLSDYGVLPTSRDAQAMLSDARSAYILYGIEPGLDFADTATAAKALNPAQVIAFSTFACRSTRGVADVILPIGLLPEIDATLTNLDGRQQATVAGGKLPGQARAGWRVLRALGGELQAKGFEFTDLTGLRASMKMREVQVAHGQAPGIAADGLEVAKSVAIYRSDAVVRRAPALQSHPLNVEPRAVLNPQDASALGLADGVVGKFNTAAGTATLPVVVSDKVARGTVWVESGHGATAPVSGRVQAGRA; encoded by the coding sequence ATGAGCGCACAGCCCGTCAATCCGAACCTGCCGCCGGACCACGTCACCGTCTTCATCGACGGCGTCGAGATGGCCGCGCCGAAGGGCTCGATGATCATCCAGGCCGCGGACAAGGCCGGTATCCCGATTCCGCGCTTCTGCTACCACGACAAGCTGGCCATCGCGGCGAACTGCCGCATGTGCCTGGTCGAGGTCGAGAAGATGCCCAAGCCCGCGCCGGCCTGCGCCACCCCGGTGATGGACGGCATGCGCGTGACCACGCGCAGCGAGAAGGCGCTGAAGTCGCAGCGCAACGTCATGGAATTCCTGCTGATCAACCACCCGCTGGATTGCCCGATCTGCGATCAGGGCGGCGAGTGCGAACTGCAGGATCTGTCGCTGGGCTATGGCCGTTCGGTCAGCCGCTTCGCCGAGCGCAAGCGCGTGGTGCCGGACGAGGACATGGGCCCGCTGGTCGCCACCGAGATGACCCGCTGCATCCAGTGCACGCGCTGCGTCCGCTTCACCGCGGAAATCGCCGGCACGTACGAGCTGGGCGGCATGTACCGCGGCGAGAACCTGCAGATCGGCACCTTCGACGGCAAGCCGCTGACCACGGAACTGTCGGGCAACGTCATCGACGTTTGCCCGGTAGGCGCTCTGACCAACAAGGTCTTCCAGTTCAAGGCGCGTCCGTGGGAGCTGATCGCGCGCGAGTCGCTGGGTTATCACGACTCGCTGGGCAGCAACCTGTTCCTGCACGTGCGCCGCGGCGAAGTCCTGCGCAGCGTCCCGCGCGACAACGAGGCGGTCAACGAGTGCTGGCTGTCGGACCGTGATCGCTATTCCCACCAGGGCCTGTACGCGGAAGACCGCGCCAGTGTTCCGATGATCAAGGTGGACGGCGAATGGCGTGAAGCCTCGTGGGAAGAAGCGCTGGCCAAGGCCGCGAAGATCCTGCGCGACAACGGCGCCGACCGCCTGGGCATCCTCGCCCATCCGTCCACCTCGAACGAGGAGGGCGCTCTGCTGGCCCGTCTGGCCGAGGCTTTGGGCACAGGCAACCTGGATCACCGCATTGGTCAGCTGGACCTGAGCGACGGCGCCGACGCGGCTCCGTTCGCCACGCCGGTGGCCGACATCGATCACGCCGACGTCATCGTCATCGTGGGTTCCAACCTCCGCCACGAGCTGCCGCTGGTGCACCAACGCGTACGCAAGGCCTGGAACCGCGGCGCCAAGGTGCACGTGGTCAACCCGGTCGACTTCGACTTCACCTTCGACATCGCCAGCAAGCGCATCGTCGCGCCGTCGCAGATCGCGGCCGCGCTGGGCGAGTCGGCGCTGGTCGATGCCGTCAAGGCCGGCACGCGCGCGATCGTGATCGTCGGTGCGCTGGCCGAGAACGGCCCGCACGCCGCGCAGATACGCAAGGCCGCGGCCGACTTCGCCGCCACCACCGGCGCCTCGCTCAACCGTATCCCGCAGGGTGCCAACGCCGTCGGCCTGTCCGACTACGGCGTGCTGCCGACCTCGCGCGATGCCCAGGCGATGCTGTCCGACGCGCGTTCCGCATACATCCTCTACGGCATCGAGCCGGGCCTGGATTTCGCCGACACCGCGACCGCGGCGAAGGCGCTGAATCCGGCCCAGGTCATCGCGTTCAGCACGTTCGCGTGCCGTTCGACGCGCGGTGTCGCCGACGTGATCCTGCCGATCGGCCTGCTGCCGGAGATCGACGCCACGCTGACCAACCTCGACGGCCGCCAGCAGGCGACCGTGGCCGGCGGCAAGCTGCCGGGCCAGGCGCGCGCCGGCTGGCGCGTGCTGCGTGCGCTGGGTGGCGAGCTGCAGGCGAAGGGTTTCGAATTCACCGACCTGACGGGTCTGCGCGCCAGCATGAAGATGCGTGAGGTGCAGGTCGCCCATGGCCAGGCGCCGGGCATCGCCGCTGACGGTCTGGAAGTGGCCAAGAGCGTGGCGATCTACCGCAGCGATGCGGTCGTACGTCGCGCCCCGGCACTGCAGTCGCACCCGCTCAACGTCGAGCCGCGCGCGGTCCTCAACCCGCAGGACGCGTCCGCGCTGGGGCTGGCCGATGGCGTGGTGGGCAAGTTCAACACCGCCGCGGGTACCGCGACGCTGCCGGTCGTCGTGAGCGACAAGGTCGCGCGCGGCACCGTATGGGTCGAGTCCGGCCACGGCGCGACCGCGCCTGTCTCGGGCCGCGTGCAGGCGGGGAGGGCGTAA
- the nuoF gene encoding NADH-quinone oxidoreductase subunit NuoF, whose protein sequence is MAHEHHDYSKGYGPVGPAPQEHNVVYTTLHYDTPWSYENYLKTGGYAALRKILTEKMEPSAVIDMVKASGLRGRGGAGFPTGLKWSFMPKGSGTQKYILCNSDESEPGTAKDRDILRYNPHAVVEGMAIACYATGSTVAYNYLRGEFHHEPFEHFEQALKEAYENGWLGKNVLGSGVDIDIYGALGAGAYICGEETALMESLEGKKGQPRYKPPFPANFGLFGKPTTINNTETYASVPAIIRNGAEWFLNLGKPNNGGPKVFSVSGHVAKPGNYEIRLGTSFADLLQMAGGMRNGAKIKAVIPGGSSMPVLPGETMMGLTMDYDSIQKAGSGLGSGAVIVMDETACMVRACQRIARFYFKESCGQCTPCREGTGWMYRMLTRIVEKQATLEDLQMLRAAAGQIEGHTICAFGEAAAWPVQGFLRHFWDEFEYAIVNKRFLVDDQRAGTVVEKVAA, encoded by the coding sequence ATGGCGCACGAGCATCACGACTACTCGAAGGGTTACGGCCCGGTCGGTCCGGCCCCGCAGGAGCACAACGTCGTCTACACGACGCTGCACTACGACACGCCGTGGTCGTACGAGAACTACCTCAAGACCGGCGGCTACGCAGCGCTGCGCAAGATCCTGACCGAAAAGATGGAGCCGTCCGCGGTCATCGACATGGTCAAGGCTTCGGGCCTGCGCGGCCGTGGCGGCGCGGGTTTCCCGACCGGCCTGAAGTGGAGCTTCATGCCCAAGGGCAGCGGCACGCAGAAGTACATCCTGTGCAACTCGGACGAGTCCGAGCCCGGCACGGCGAAGGACCGCGACATCCTGCGCTACAACCCGCACGCGGTGGTCGAGGGCATGGCGATCGCCTGCTACGCCACCGGTTCGACCGTGGCCTACAACTACCTGCGCGGCGAGTTCCACCATGAGCCGTTCGAGCATTTCGAGCAGGCGCTGAAGGAAGCCTACGAGAACGGCTGGCTGGGCAAGAACGTGCTCGGCAGCGGCGTGGACATCGACATCTATGGCGCGCTCGGCGCCGGCGCCTATATCTGCGGTGAGGAAACCGCGCTGATGGAGTCGCTGGAAGGCAAGAAGGGCCAGCCGCGCTACAAGCCGCCGTTCCCGGCCAACTTCGGCCTGTTCGGCAAGCCGACCACCATCAACAACACCGAGACCTACGCCTCGGTGCCGGCGATCATCCGCAACGGCGCGGAGTGGTTCCTCAACCTGGGCAAGCCGAACAACGGCGGCCCGAAGGTGTTCTCGGTGTCTGGCCACGTGGCCAAGCCGGGCAACTACGAGATCCGCCTGGGCACGTCGTTCGCCGACCTGCTGCAGATGGCCGGCGGCATGCGCAATGGCGCGAAGATCAAGGCGGTGATCCCCGGTGGTTCCTCGATGCCGGTACTGCCGGGCGAGACCATGATGGGCCTCACCATGGATTACGACTCGATCCAGAAGGCCGGTTCGGGCCTGGGCTCGGGCGCGGTCATCGTCATGGACGAGACTGCCTGCATGGTGCGCGCCTGCCAGCGCATCGCGCGGTTCTACTTCAAGGAAAGCTGCGGCCAGTGCACGCCGTGCCGCGAAGGCACTGGCTGGATGTACCGCATGCTCACGCGCATCGTCGAGAAGCAGGCCACGCTGGAAGACCTGCAGATGCTGCGCGCTGCGGCCGGCCAGATCGAAGGCCACACCATCTGCGCGTTCGGCGAAGCCGCCGCGTGGCCGGTGCAGGGCTTCCTGCGCCATTTCTGGGATGAATTCGAATACGCGATCGTGAACAAGCGCTTCCTGGTCGACGACCAGCGCGCAGGCACGGTGGTGGAGAAGGTCGCCGCATGA
- the nuoE gene encoding NADH-quinone oxidoreductase subunit NuoE, which yields MKATGNFEACQHVDPMVALSDKTRAHIDHWLAKFPPDRKRSAVLQGLHAAQEQNDGWLSDELIAAVAKYLGLPPVWAYEVASFYSMFETEKVGRHNVAFCTNISCWLNGAEDLVRHAEQKLGCKLGESTADGRVFLKREEECLAACCGAPVVVINGHYHEKLDTVKVDELLDGLK from the coding sequence ATGAAGGCGACCGGAAATTTCGAGGCCTGTCAGCATGTCGACCCGATGGTCGCCCTGTCCGACAAGACCCGCGCGCACATCGACCACTGGCTGGCCAAGTTCCCGCCGGACCGCAAGCGTTCCGCCGTGCTGCAGGGTCTGCACGCCGCGCAGGAGCAGAACGACGGCTGGCTCAGCGACGAACTGATCGCGGCCGTGGCCAAGTATCTCGGCCTGCCGCCGGTGTGGGCGTACGAGGTGGCCAGCTTCTACTCGATGTTCGAGACGGAGAAGGTCGGCCGCCACAACGTGGCCTTCTGCACCAACATCAGCTGCTGGCTCAACGGCGCCGAGGACCTCGTCCGCCACGCCGAGCAGAAGCTCGGCTGCAAGCTGGGCGAGTCCACCGCCGATGGCCGCGTCTTCCTCAAGCGCGAGGAAGAGTGCCTGGCCGCGTGCTGCGGCGCGCCGGTGGTGGTCATCAACGGTCATTACCACGAGAAGCTCGACACCGTGAAGGTGGATGAGCTGCTCGACGGCCTGAAGTAA
- a CDS encoding NADH-quinone oxidoreductase subunit D has protein sequence MSAQSSNGISSTSGLGSGAEIRNYTLNFGPQHPAAHGVLRLILEMDGEVVHRADPHVGLLHRGTEKLAESKPFNQSIGYMDRLDYVSMMCNEHAYVRAIETLMGIEAPERAQYIRTMFDEITRILNHLMWIGSNALDLGAMAVFLYAFREREELMDCYEAVSGARMHATYYRPGGVYRDLPDRMPKYKESPWRKGGKLKRFNEWREGSLLDYLDAFTDDFPKRVDEYETLLTDNRIWKQRTVGIGVVSPEQALALGMTGAMIRGSGIAWDLRKKQPYAKYAEVDFDIPVGVNGDCYDRYLVRVEEMRQSNRIIKQCVKWLKANPGPVIVDNFKVAPPSREDMKDDMEALIHHFKLFSEGYCVPAGETYAAVEAPKGEFGCYLVSDGANKPFRVKLRAPGFAHLSSMDAIVKGHMLADVVAMIGTYDLVFGEVDR, from the coding sequence GTGAGCGCCCAGTCCTCCAACGGAATCTCCAGCACGTCGGGCCTCGGCAGCGGCGCCGAGATCCGCAACTACACGCTGAACTTCGGCCCGCAGCACCCGGCCGCGCACGGCGTGCTCCGCCTCATCCTCGAGATGGACGGCGAAGTCGTGCATCGCGCCGATCCGCACGTCGGCCTGCTGCACCGTGGCACCGAGAAGCTGGCCGAGTCCAAGCCGTTCAACCAGTCGATCGGCTACATGGATCGCCTGGACTACGTGTCGATGATGTGCAACGAGCACGCCTACGTGCGCGCGATCGAGACCCTGATGGGCATCGAGGCGCCGGAGCGTGCGCAGTACATCCGCACGATGTTCGACGAGATCACCCGCATCCTGAACCACCTGATGTGGATCGGTTCCAACGCGCTCGACCTGGGCGCGATGGCGGTGTTCCTGTACGCGTTCCGCGAGCGCGAAGAGCTGATGGACTGCTACGAGGCGGTCTCCGGCGCGCGCATGCATGCCACGTACTACCGTCCGGGCGGCGTGTACCGCGACCTGCCGGACCGCATGCCGAAGTACAAGGAATCGCCGTGGCGCAAGGGCGGCAAGCTCAAGCGCTTCAACGAATGGCGCGAAGGCTCGCTGCTGGACTATCTCGACGCCTTCACCGACGACTTCCCGAAGCGCGTCGACGAGTACGAGACCCTGCTCACCGACAACCGCATCTGGAAGCAGCGCACCGTCGGCATCGGCGTCGTGTCGCCCGAACAGGCGCTCGCCCTGGGCATGACCGGCGCGATGATCCGCGGTTCGGGCATCGCCTGGGACCTGCGCAAGAAGCAGCCCTACGCGAAGTACGCCGAAGTCGACTTCGACATCCCGGTGGGCGTGAACGGCGACTGCTACGACCGCTACCTGGTGCGCGTCGAGGAGATGCGCCAGTCCAACCGCATCATCAAGCAGTGCGTGAAGTGGCTGAAGGCCAATCCGGGCCCGGTCATCGTCGACAACTTCAAGGTCGCTCCGCCCAGCCGCGAGGACATGAAGGACGACATGGAAGCCCTGATCCACCACTTCAAGCTGTTCTCGGAAGGCTATTGCGTGCCGGCCGGCGAGACCTACGCGGCAGTCGAGGCGCCCAAGGGCGAGTTCGGCTGCTATCTGGTCTCCGACGGTGCCAACAAGCCGTTCCGCGTGAAGCTGCGCGCACCGGGCTTCGCACACCTTTCGTCGATGGACGCCATCGTCAAGGGCCACATGCTGGCCGACGTGGTGGCAATGATCGGCACCTACGATCTCGTGTTCGGCGAGGTCGACCGCTGA
- a CDS encoding NADH-quinone oxidoreductase subunit C — protein sequence MAESAQAFADRLIARFADALVVVAQPRGEVTLDVSADQWLATALALRDEFGFEQAVDLSGVDYLSYGSDEWDTDVSSEGFSRGVEGKSAGRFVWGEQPNGAAAAPERRFAAVAHLLSYQHNQRVRLRTFADNDDLPVVDSLSSVWPGLNWFEREAFDLYGIVFEGHPDLRRILTDYGFVGHPFRKDFPLIGNVEVRYDANKRRVVYEPVSIDPRVGVPRVIRDDARYETAQGEAAQRAEVKK from the coding sequence ATGGCCGAGAGTGCACAGGCTTTCGCCGATCGCCTCATCGCGCGCTTCGCCGACGCGCTGGTCGTCGTCGCGCAGCCGCGCGGCGAGGTGACCCTCGACGTCTCCGCCGACCAGTGGCTCGCCACCGCGTTGGCCCTGCGCGACGAATTCGGTTTCGAGCAGGCCGTCGACCTCAGCGGCGTCGACTACCTCAGCTACGGCAGCGACGAGTGGGACACCGACGTGTCCTCGGAAGGCTTCTCGCGTGGCGTGGAAGGCAAGAGCGCCGGTCGTTTCGTGTGGGGTGAGCAGCCCAATGGCGCCGCCGCCGCGCCGGAGCGCCGCTTCGCCGCGGTCGCGCACCTGCTCTCGTACCAGCACAACCAGCGCGTGCGCCTGCGCACGTTCGCCGACAACGACGACCTGCCGGTCGTGGATTCGCTCTCGTCCGTGTGGCCGGGCCTGAACTGGTTCGAGCGCGAGGCGTTCGACCTGTACGGCATCGTGTTCGAAGGTCATCCGGACCTGCGCCGCATCCTCACCGACTACGGCTTCGTCGGCCATCCGTTCCGCAAGGACTTCCCGCTGATCGGCAACGTCGAGGTTCGCTACGACGCCAACAAGAGGCGCGTCGTGTACGAGCCGGTTTCGATCGACCCGCGCGTGGGCGTGCCCCGCGTCATTCGCGACGACGCCCGCTACGAGACCGCGCAGGGCGAAGCCGCACAGCGCGCCGAGGTGAAGAAGTGA
- a CDS encoding NuoB/complex I 20 kDa subunit family protein: MGVIQSVSELMHNPLPEGRLDDILRPEGDNPLLQNGFVTTSMDALWNWARTGSMWPMTFGLACCAVEMMHAGAARLDLDRYGVVFRPSPRQSDVMIVAGTLVNKMAPALRKVYDQMPDPKWVISMGSCANGGGYYHYSYSVVRGCDRVVPVDVYVPGCPPTAEALVYGILQLQKKIRRGTNFGDNKQGVR, from the coding sequence ATGGGAGTGATCCAGAGTGTTTCTGAGTTGATGCACAACCCGCTGCCGGAAGGGCGGCTGGATGACATCCTGCGCCCCGAGGGCGACAACCCGCTGCTGCAGAACGGCTTCGTCACCACCAGCATGGACGCGCTGTGGAACTGGGCGCGCACCGGCTCGATGTGGCCGATGACGTTCGGCCTGGCCTGCTGCGCGGTCGAGATGATGCATGCCGGTGCGGCGCGCCTGGACCTGGATCGCTACGGCGTGGTGTTCCGCCCGTCGCCGCGCCAGTCCGACGTGATGATCGTGGCCGGCACGCTGGTCAACAAGATGGCCCCGGCGCTGCGCAAGGTCTACGACCAGATGCCGGACCCGAAGTGGGTCATCTCGATGGGCAGCTGCGCCAACGGCGGTGGCTACTACCACTACTCGTACTCGGTCGTGCGCGGTTGCGACCGCGTGGTGCCGGTCGACGTCTACGTGCCGGGTTGCCCGCCGACCGCCGAAGCGCTGGTCTACGGCATCCTGCAGCTGCAGAAGAAGATCCGCCGCGGCACGAACTTCGGCGACAACAAGCAGGGCGTGCGCTGA
- a CDS encoding NADH-quinone oxidoreductase subunit A, with the protein MLAEYLPTLLFLIVAGGIGVALLVVGKVLGPQRPTLEKLSPYECGFEAFEDARMQFDVRYYLIAIQFIIFDLEIIFIVPWATVFRDLGPLGLIEMAIFAGMLLLGFVYVWKKGALEWE; encoded by the coding sequence GTGCTGGCCGAATACCTGCCGACCCTGCTGTTCCTGATCGTCGCCGGAGGTATCGGCGTCGCCCTGCTGGTGGTGGGCAAAGTGCTCGGCCCCCAGCGTCCCACCCTTGAAAAGCTCTCGCCGTACGAATGCGGCTTCGAGGCATTCGAGGACGCGCGCATGCAGTTCGATGTGCGCTATTACCTCATCGCCATCCAGTTCATCATCTTTGACCTGGAAATCATCTTCATCGTGCCCTGGGCCACCGTGTTCCGCGACCTCGGTCCGCTCGGCCTGATCGAGATGGCCATCTTCGCCGGCATGCTGCTGCTCGGCTTCGTCTACGTCTGGAAGAAGGGAGCACTCGAATGGGAGTGA
- the secG gene encoding preprotein translocase subunit SecG, producing MLLILNVIYVLIAIAMVALILMQRGAGAQAGSGFGGGASATVFGARGSANFLSKATKWLAVAFFLISLFMAYQATDKAAKRAGAAAPSAGMMADEVPSAPAQGGNATVPAAPTATTPANSSVPQAPAMQNAPATVPAAPVQAPVETQAPAATQAPAATQSPEPAKPQPPAGG from the coding sequence ATGCTGTTGATCCTCAACGTCATCTACGTGCTGATCGCAATCGCGATGGTCGCGCTGATCCTCATGCAGCGTGGCGCGGGTGCGCAGGCCGGTTCCGGTTTCGGCGGCGGCGCCTCAGCCACCGTGTTCGGTGCGCGTGGTTCCGCCAACTTCCTGTCCAAGGCCACCAAGTGGCTGGCCGTGGCGTTCTTCCTCATCAGTCTGTTCATGGCCTACCAGGCGACGGACAAGGCCGCCAAGCGCGCCGGTGCTGCCGCGCCGAGCGCCGGCATGATGGCCGACGAAGTGCCTTCGGCGCCCGCGCAGGGTGGCAACGCCACCGTTCCGGCTGCGCCGACGGCTACGACCCCGGCGAACTCCAGCGTTCCGCAGGCTCCGGCCATGCAGAACGCGCCTGCGACGGTCCCGGCTGCGCCCGTGCAGGCGCCGGTCGAGACGCAGGCGCCTGCCGCGACGCAGGCGCCTGCCGCGACGCAGTCGCCGGAACCGGCAAAGCCCCAGCCCCCTGCGGGCGGCTGA
- the tpiA gene encoding triose-phosphate isomerase, with product MRRRIVAGNWKLHGDRRFALELLDALASREVPAGVERMILPPMPYLAELVGRYGERGFSFGAQDVSQNQKGAYTGDVSAAMLRDVGAAYGLVGHSERRQYQGETSELVARKFLACKAAGLTPILCVGESLSEREDDQTQWRIQEQLEPLFELGGEDVFEGAIVAYEPVWAIGTGRTATPEQAQAVHAFIRSEISARNARIAGSLPILYGGSVKADNAAALFAQPDVDGGLVGGASLVADDFHAIAVAAAP from the coding sequence ATGCGCCGCAGAATCGTTGCCGGAAACTGGAAGCTGCACGGCGATCGGCGTTTCGCCCTCGAGCTGCTCGACGCGCTCGCCTCGCGCGAGGTGCCGGCCGGCGTGGAGCGCATGATCCTCCCCCCGATGCCGTACCTGGCCGAACTGGTCGGGCGTTACGGCGAGCGCGGGTTTTCCTTCGGTGCGCAGGACGTCAGCCAGAACCAGAAGGGTGCCTACACCGGCGATGTCTCCGCGGCGATGCTGCGGGACGTGGGTGCCGCTTACGGCTTGGTCGGCCATTCCGAGCGCCGCCAGTACCAGGGCGAGACCAGCGAGCTGGTCGCGCGCAAGTTCCTGGCCTGCAAGGCTGCGGGCCTGACGCCCATCCTGTGCGTCGGCGAGAGCCTGTCCGAACGCGAGGACGACCAGACGCAGTGGCGCATCCAGGAACAGTTGGAGCCCCTGTTCGAGCTGGGCGGAGAGGATGTGTTCGAAGGCGCGATCGTCGCCTACGAGCCGGTGTGGGCTATCGGCACCGGACGGACTGCGACGCCGGAACAGGCCCAGGCGGTCCATGCGTTCATCCGTAGCGAAATCTCCGCACGCAATGCTAGAATCGCTGGCTCGCTGCCGATCCTGTACGGAGGCAGTGTGAAGGCCGACAATGCCGCCGCGCTGTTTGCGCAGCCGGACGTCGATGGCGGCCTGGTCGGAGGCGCCTCCCTGGTTGCCGACGATTTCCACGCCATCGCGGTTGCGGCGGCACCCTGA
- a CDS encoding DNA-deoxyinosine glycosylase — MENAQGENPALLKGFAPIASRDSRVLVLGSMPGAASLDAGRYYAHPHNHFWPIMGELVGALPALPYERRLERMQAAGIALWDVFDRCERVGSLDSAIRDDTAQANDFAALFATHRGVRTVLFNGAKAETAFRRFGPPLAESGLVFRRLPSTSPANAATPVAAKLAAWRDALQAAGIETA, encoded by the coding sequence ATGGAGAACGCGCAAGGCGAAAACCCGGCTCTGCTGAAAGGCTTCGCGCCCATCGCCTCGCGCGATTCACGCGTGCTCGTGCTTGGCAGCATGCCCGGTGCGGCATCGCTGGACGCAGGCCGCTACTACGCGCATCCGCACAACCACTTCTGGCCGATCATGGGCGAACTGGTCGGCGCGTTGCCGGCCCTGCCCTACGAACGCCGGCTCGAACGCATGCAGGCTGCGGGCATCGCGCTGTGGGATGTGTTCGACCGTTGCGAACGCGTCGGCAGCCTGGATTCGGCGATTCGCGACGACACCGCGCAGGCCAACGATTTCGCGGCGCTCTTCGCGACACACCGCGGGGTGCGCACGGTGTTGTTCAACGGCGCAAAGGCGGAGACCGCGTTCCGTCGTTTCGGCCCGCCGCTGGCGGAGTCGGGCCTGGTCTTCCGGCGCCTGCCCTCCACCAGCCCCGCCAATGCCGCGACACCCGTCGCGGCCAAGCTGGCCGCCTGGCGCGACGCGCTGCAGGCGGCCGGGATCGAAACGGCTTGA
- a CDS encoding isopenicillin N synthase family dioxygenase, with product MNRIPTLDIRRFTHPAAPGDREAFVAELGAAYREWGFAGIRGHGIPTEQIDASYDVFKRFFALPEEAKRKYHVAGQGGARGYTPFGVETAKDSKHYDLKEFWHVGREIPRDSKHAAVMPPNLWPDEVPEFRQEAYGLYQALDQLGSRVLSALALHIDLPENYFADKTDSGNSILRPIHYPPITTDDIPNVRAGAHEDINLITLLVGASAEGLEVLSRKGEWVPFTADADTIVVNIGDMLQRLTNHVYPSTTHRVVNPPGEKARQPRYSTPFFLHPNPDFLIDVLPSCVTADNPSRYPEAITAHGYLEERLREIKLK from the coding sequence GTGAACCGAATTCCGACCCTCGACATCCGCCGCTTCACCCACCCGGCCGCCCCCGGCGACCGCGAGGCCTTCGTGGCCGAACTCGGTGCGGCCTATCGCGAGTGGGGCTTCGCCGGCATCCGCGGGCACGGCATCCCGACCGAGCAGATCGACGCGTCCTATGACGTGTTCAAGCGTTTCTTCGCGCTGCCGGAAGAGGCCAAGCGCAAGTACCACGTCGCAGGCCAGGGTGGCGCCCGCGGCTACACCCCGTTTGGCGTGGAGACGGCCAAGGATTCCAAGCACTACGACCTGAAGGAGTTCTGGCACGTCGGCCGCGAGATCCCGCGCGACTCGAAGCACGCCGCGGTGATGCCGCCGAACCTTTGGCCCGACGAAGTGCCCGAGTTCCGCCAGGAGGCCTATGGCCTGTACCAGGCGCTGGACCAGCTGGGTTCGCGCGTGCTCAGCGCACTGGCGCTGCATATCGACCTGCCGGAGAACTATTTCGCCGACAAGACCGACTCGGGCAACTCGATCCTGCGTCCCATCCACTACCCGCCGATCACCACCGACGACATTCCCAACGTGCGTGCCGGCGCGCATGAGGACATCAACCTCATCACCCTGCTGGTGGGCGCCAGTGCAGAAGGCCTGGAAGTGCTGTCGCGCAAGGGCGAGTGGGTGCCGTTCACCGCCGATGCCGACACCATCGTGGTGAACATCGGCGACATGCTGCAGCGCCTGACCAACCACGTGTATCCCTCGACCACGCACCGCGTGGTCAATCCTCCGGGCGAGAAGGCGCGCCAGCCGCGTTATTCCACGCCGTTCTTCCTGCATCCCAATCCGGATTTCCTGATCGACGTGCTGCCCTCGTGCGTCACCGCGGACAATCCGAGCCGTTATCCGGAAGCCATCACCGCGCACGGCTACCTCGAAGAGCGCCTGCGCGAGATCAAGCTGAAGTAA